Genomic DNA from Callospermophilus lateralis isolate mCalLat2 chromosome 11, mCalLat2.hap1, whole genome shotgun sequence:
ACCGGGAGCTCCAGATTCGCTACCCTGCAGCGCTGCGGAGCCGTCAGGCAGTGGCACCCGGTGCACTGCAGAGACCCGACCCTCTTTGGTACCTTCTAGCCAGAACTACTGCAGGCCGATCTCCCCACACACACATTATCTCTGCTTTTCCCATGCAAAGCAGACCTCCGTTGCCTCAGCGTCCTACCCTTCAGCAGGGCTGCAGTCCGGCCACCCTAAGAGCTTGCTGCAGGGTGCCTCGGATCCTGAACCTGAGCAGCGGGGTCCACTCCCCGTCCTCAGCAGTGCCCCGGGGGCAAGAGCAGCAACCGCAACCTCCAGTCTGTGTCAAGGTCCAGTTTGAATGACCGCTTTCGACCGGTGAAGACATGACGACCCTGGACTCCAATAACAATACAGGTACAGAGATTCCTTTACTACTATCATCCTACCTCTGTCTGTCTCCCAACTTCCATCTTACGCCTATCACAAGAGGAACTTTGTAAGAGACTGGGGAATCCCTCTGCTCAGACATTTGCTAGCATGCTGAGGGGTCATAGGGTGGGATTTCCACAGCGGGTTGTTCGTTCTGGGAATGCACCCTGAAGCTCACCACCACCGCCACCCATCAGTCCCAAAGCTTCCTTGAGCCAGAAGGACTCATATCCCTGGCAAGAGGAAGTGGAGAGCGGGTACGGAATAGTGAGCTGAAGAGCTTAGGGAGACTGGGAACTTTGGAGCAGTGTCCTGAAACGTCCCCATCCGTCATCCCCTGCAGCTGTGGTATGCCTGGCCTCGGAAGGAGGAATTCTCCTCTCTTTTCTCCTTCCAGTAGTTCCCCGCACGCTCCAGGGAATCAGAAGCCGTGGGGCGATGGGGGCAGGAGCGGTGGAGGAAATGAATGGGTCGAATCTCAAAAGGGAATCCTCAGTGACAGTAGGGAGCGGCACTTGAGGAGTCCGGAGCGTGGTGCTCGGCCCCAGGGAGGGCACCCACAGTGCCCGGGCTCCAGGAGGGCTCACATGGCCGCAGAGCCGGGCCCACGTGCTGCATTTGTTTTCATTCAGCAGAGGCCATGGACGCCACCCCATTGGTTGTTGCCTCCCGGCCCCGTTACATAATGAGCTCCGCCCCCGTTGCCCCGGCAACGCGTGTCCCCTTCTCTCCTCCCCTCGGTCGGTCGTCCTGGCCCAGCGAGTGTTCTGGGCCCAGCCCACGACCCAGGACTGCAAGGAAGGGCGGAGGGAGGGCGGGGCTGCTGCTCGCGACAGACGGGAAGCGGAGAGGGCGGGGCCTTGAGTTCCGGGGTTCCTCGTTGGGGAGCCACGTGCGTTGGGCACACGTGGAGCTGGGACGTGAGGCCGGCTGAGGGCTGGGCTCCCGCCCCGCCCAGCCGAGATCTGGGTGAAGCTAGGCTGACTCACCGCCCCCGCCTGCCTCCTTTTCTCGCCTGCCTGCCGGCCCCCCTCCCCCATCACAGAGGCAGAGTAAGATGGAGCCACCCCTGACCTCTCCTGGCCTCGTGTTTATGCTCCCCAAAGGCACCTCACATCTTATTATCCTTCTGCTCGCTTTTCCCCCTCAATTCTGTTTGCATGTACTTCACGGTACTGCGTTTGGACCCAACTTCCTTATCCACATTCCCAGTTCTTACAGTTCCCCAAGCATCTCTTTCCTCCCTCCAAGCATGATCTTCCTCCACCTCCACCCATCAAGAAGCAGTCCACAGATTAAACAGCAGCTGGCCTCTAAGGACTGCCCCCAAATAACTATAACCCAGAACCCTAGCTGAAAGGATAttgcttttcttctctttcccccccttttttttttcctcacagaaGGAAAAACTGGGCAGGGGGCAGAGGGATGATTTCCTCCAGGTCCCAATGAAAGTTGGTTGGTGAAAGATCTAGATCTAGAATTAGACTCTTTTGGTGGGCCCCTCATTTCAAAGTTAGAGGGCTCTTTAAATAAAGATCTTGCTCCCCTTTCTGAGATGGATAAACTGGGTCAAGTTCATTTACTGCCAAATAAATATCCCATCCCCCACCTCAGCCCTGAAACTGTAGGAGCTGATCTGTTGTGCAACTACTTTACAGGGAGCTGGGTTCACCCTGACCAACCTTGAGCTATTTTAAGGCTGCCCTGCCCAGTTTAGTGTGTGTCAGTGGGTGAGCAAGACATGTGCCTCTGTAGACACGGTGGCATGGCATGTGTCAGTTTACACGTGTCCTGGGATCCTCCCTTCTCCCACCCTACCCATGGCAGGCCCTGCTAGGTGCTTGGCAGAGGTGTGGCGGGCAGGTCACCATTTTCTCCTGAAACCATAAGAGCAGCTGATTATAATTAGAGTGCCAAAGTCCCTGAGTGGCCAGAGCGCCGAATATGTCACCAGTCTAAGATCTGGAAGGGGGAATTCCAGAGCCCCAGGCTGGACAATTTGTACTTCACTTCCACCTCCTGCAACTCACCGCTAAGCCCTTCCTGGACTCAGAGATAGAGTCCACTGTGACTCATCTCTTGGAGGCAGGGGAAACAAGGCTGAGCTGGTTTCTTCCCTGCAATACCTTACGAGAATTAGTCTCCCTGTTTTTTGGAGGTGGGGGGCATGACCATTTTATTTTGACAGACCTCTGTTCTCTTTACTGTTAGCTAGCCACCCTTCTTGGTCTATGATCTCTATCCCTAGAATGGTCTTTGTGCAAGAAGTTAGAATTGGGagctggtttttgtttttgaagacCCAGCACTATGAATGGCTCTCTGCTACTTGTCCCATCCCTAGTTTTGACACTGACAAGTAAGTCATTGCCTACAGTTGACATTTCCTAGCTGAGTATCTAGGGCAGGAGGTATGAGTTGACTACAGGCATCATGATTCACACTCAAAGCAGAAATTGATTGTTTCCTGCGAAGAAAGGACAGTGCACTTGTTTGACCATGCTATGCCTAGAATGTGTTGGGGAGTTACTTGTTATGACAAGATTAGCAATGTCATGTCTGGGTTGGGAGTTACTAATGAACTCCAAGCTTAGGGATTCCACATGGCTAACTTATAAGAGGAACAGTGATTTGGGATGAAATTGGTGATGCCCTAGGATCAAAAATATGGCAGCTGACATCCCCTTCCCTTGTGTTCTCCTGCCAGGTGGCGTCATCACCTACATTGGCTCCAGTGGCTCCTCCCCAAGCCGCACCAGTCCGGAGTCTCTATACAGTGACAACTCCAATGGCAGCTTCCAGTCCCTGACCCAAGGCTGCCCTACCTACTTCCCACCATCGCCCACTGGCTCCCTTACCCAGGACCCAGCTCGCTCCTTTGGGAGCATTCCACCCAGCCTAAGTGATGACagctccccttcctcctcttcctcctcatcgTCATCCTCCTTCTATAATGGGAGCTCCCCAGGGAGTCTACAAGTGGCCATGGAGGACAGCAGCCGAGTGTCCCCCAGCAAGAGCACCAGCAATATCACCAGTGAGTTGATGTCCAGATGATTTGAGGGAAGGGAAGTGAGCCAAGGCTAGGTTGGGAGTTTGTTTTCATGAGACACTTACTCTCAGGGCATACTTTGGCCTCAGCCTGCCCCTGTCCAGCCCAGTCTGGTCATCTGAGGGGCCCTTAAACACTGGAGTGCTTCCTTAACTCTTCCCTTGCAAAATCTCCACCCTAGAAAACCTCCACATTTCAAGCCACTCAGACGGAAGGGCCTCTGCTTATCCACTGCCCATCTCTTCCCACAGAGCTGAATGGCATGGTGTTACTGTGTAAAGTGTGTGGGGACGTGGCCTCAGGCTTCCACTATGGCGTGCACGCCTGTGAGGGCTGCAAGGTGAGGCAGGTTGGGGGTGAGGGCAGGGGCAGGTGACACTCCTCTCCCAGAACACATAGGCCCAGCTTGGACGGAGATGCTCACTAACTGCCCCTGCCCTCCAGGGCTTTTTCCGTCGAAGCATCCAGCAGAACATCCAGTACAAACGGTGTCTGAAAAATGAGAACTGCTCCATTGTCCGCATCAATCGCAACCGCTGCCAACAATGTCGCTTCAagaagtgtctctccgtgggcaTGTCTCGAGATGGTGAGGCAGCATTCTCATATCCTCCCCTTTCCCTCCACCCAAACCTTCTGACCTAATCCCTCCCTTAAGAAAAACAGTTCTAAACTGAGACACATGGGTACTGTGAATCTCATTtgcatggaggatgcccctatgtTATCCTCTTGGGTAAACACATACTTCTTTCCCATCAATCCCTCTGTActttgaaagatcaccttgatgggTGTGGCCTTGCTGGGTTTGGTTTTCCTCAGGCCTTTAGGGTCTGAGGAAGGAAGAGATGCATGTGAGTGTGTTGAGAACTTCCTGACACTGCTCTCATCCCGTCCCAGCTGTGCGTTTTGGGCGCATCCCCAAAAGAGAGAAGCAGCGGATGCTTGCTGAGATGCAGAGTGCCATGAACCTGGCCAACAACCAGTTGAGCAGCCAGTGCCCACTGGAGACCTCACCCACCCAGCACCCCACCTCAGGCCCCATGGGACCCTCGCCACCTCCTGCTCCGACCCCCTCACCCCTGGTGGGATTCTCTCAGTTCCCACAACAGTTGACACCACCCAGATCCCCAAGCCCTGAGCCCACTGTGGAGGATGTGATATCTCAGGTGGCCCGGGCACATCGAGAGATCTTTACCTATGCCCACGACAAGCTCGGCACTTCACCTGGCAACTTCAATGCTAACCATACATCGAGTAGCCCTTCAGCCACCATCCCACATCGCTGGGAGAGTCAGGGCTGCCCACCTGCCCCCAATGACAACGCCTTGGCCGCGCAGCGGCATAATGAGGCCCTGAATGGTCTACGCCAGGGACCCTCCTCCTATCCTCCTGCCTGGCCCCCTGGCCCTCCTCACCACAGCTGCCACCAGCCCAATAGCAACGGGCACCGTCTGTGCCCCACCCACGTGTATGCAGCCCCAGAAGGCGAGGCACCTGCCAACAGTCCGCGGCAAGGCAACTCCAAGAATGTTCTGCTGGTGAGGACATGGGAAGgggtggagagggcagggggcctGGAAGAACAGACTAAATATAGGACAGCTGGGTATTCCTGGAGGCTAAGTGTGGTGATATCCTCTTCCCAGGTGAGGGTGTCCTGTCCTGCGGTCTGGGCTCTGCCTGGGAATCCCTGATCTCCACTTGGCACCTGACTGCTATTCTCCATTCTCCAGGGCCATAGCCCCTAGCCCAGCAAAATCTGGGGCCTGGCCCTACTGGGAAACCCATCTATGCCAACGTGCCTGACATTACCCTCCCCACAACCCTTCTTTCCTCAGGCATGTCCCATGAACATGTATCCCCACGGACGCAGTGGCCGAACTGTGCAGGAGATCTGGGAAGATTTCTCCATGAGCTTCACCCCTGCTGTGCGGGAGGTAGTAGAGTTTGCCAAGCACATCCCTGGCTTCCGTGACCTTTCTCAGCATGACCAGGTCACCCTGCTCAAGGCCGGCACCTTTGAGGTGAGTGATGTTTTGTGCTCCCTGCTCTGAAGCTTGGGAaggatccagcagaatggtttgaTATCTGGGGTGAGCAGGGGCTCTGAAAGGCTCTGGAATCCCAGTATCTGATAGAGGGGCAGAACCCCTCCCACGCCCACCTCTGGGTGGCTGGAACTTCTTTCATCCCAGCCGGCATCTAATTGTAACCCATTACATGAAAAGTGCTGCCCCCATTCTAGATGTGAGCAAATTAACTGGTGAAGTACCTATTCCAGAGCCAGTGGGATGCTCCCAGTGTTTCCACCTGCCCCCTCCCACCGCATTGCCCCTTGAGAAACAACCCTCCCACCCTGAGAAACATAGGGCAGTACCACTAAACCCTTTGGCAAACTTCTGGGGTGTTTTGCACTTGCTTCTCCCACCTAACCCAGGATGACTGTCCTCCCTTCAGGTGCTGATGGTGCGCTTTGCATCACTGTTCAACGTGAAGGACCAGACAGTGATGTTCCTGAGCCGTACCACCTACAGCCTGCAGGAGCTTGGTGCCATGGGCATGGGAGACCTGCTCAATGCCATGTTCGACTTCAGCGAGAAGCTCAACTCCTTGGCGCTTACTGAGGAGGAGCTGGGCCTCTTTACCGCGGTGGTGCTTGTCTCTGCGGGTAGGTCCAGCTCTCGCCTAACCCGGGAGGAGGCAGACGCAGTTCAATTCAACACACCTTTTATGGAGTACCTACTCTATGCCAGGCCCTTGCACAGGGCACTGGGGATACAGACATGATTCAGACACAGTCTAGCTTGGGAAACAGACTCATGCCCGACTAATTATAAAACAGTGAGATAAGTGTCACAGTAAAAGCATGAATCAAGGAAGCACAGACAACTATTTCTGCCTGGGGGAGCTGGGGAAGGAGTGACACTTGAGTGGGGTCTCAAAGGACAAGTAAAGATGTTGCCAGGCAGAGAAAGGGGGAAGGGCATCCCAGGCAGAGGGAACTACAGAGCAAAAAGCAAGGGAGCCTGGCCACACATGGCCTTTTCAGGGGAGGAGAGTGGTCTTGTAGGATGGGAGGTGGCCAGCCTGCCAGCCGTGCTCCCAGCATTCAGGCACCCCCTGCTCTTGGGCGGAGGCCTGGAAGGAGTTGTGCTGCTCCTTTTCCTTCCCCACGGGCCCTCAGAGGGGCTTCAGGGAGAGGCTGCCTTGCCTGCCAGGTCCTCGCAGACCTCCGGTTCCTCGTCAGAGGAGCTCAGGGAGCCTGCCTCACTGCTGTCGTCTTCCCCACAGACCGCTCGGGCATGGAGAATTCCGCTTCGGTGGAGCAGCTCCAGGAGACGCTGCTGCGGGCTCTTCGGGCTCTGGTGCTGAAGAACCGGCCCTCGGAGACTTCCCGCTTCACCAAGCTGCTGCTCAAGCTGCCGGACCTGCGGACCCTGAACAACATGCATTCCGAGAAGCTGCTGTCCTTCCGGGTGGACGCCCAGTGACCCGCCCGGCCGGCCTTCTGCCGCTGCCCCCTTGTACAGAATCGAACTCTGCACTTCTCTCTCCTTTACGAGACGAAAAGGAAAAGCAAACCAGAAtcttatttatattgttataaaatattcCAAGATGAGCCTCTGGCCCCCTGAGCCTTCTTGTAAATACCTGCTCCCTCCCCCATCACCATGCTTCCCATCCTCCCCTATTTAAACCACTCtcactttccccacccttctctggCCCCCCATTTGTTCTGTTCCTGTCTCAAATCCAATAGTTCACAGCTGAGCTGGCTTCTGTGGTGTGTGCTcgtttgggggctggggtgggaCTATTGCCAAGGCTTGGGGGGGGGACACCTCTCCATCTGGTCAGTTTGTGGGGCGGGTACTCTGCCAGCAGATGGGAGGATATAGGGAAACAGCACACAAGTCTAAGGGGGGGTGCCCAAGGGGGTTATTTTCATCATATATTTATTACATAAATATATAGTAAAATAGACGAGCAACAATTACCATAAAAATATCTTTCTTTAAAATCCTGACCCAAAACACAACGGGGTGAAAAATCGCACATAACAGACATACTGATTGTCAACGTGGGGCAGGAGTAGGAGCCCCTCAAGTCACCCCTACCGGTCCCACCCCTCCCTGGGAAAGGGACCTACCTCCTTCCCTGTTTCTGGCCAcaacccccctccccccaccccagcacCAGCTTCTCATACATTCAGTAGCGCCTCTGGGCAGtgtccccctccccccacccaggAGTTCCCAGGGCAGGAAGTACTGTCCCCTTTTGGACGGTGTCTATGTCACACGCCCTGCCCTCTCCCAGCCCTGCAGACCTGCCACTGGGGATAGGGGTAGGGGCTCCTCCTCCCCCACCCTCCCCAAGTCTGAGCAGGGAGGAGGCTGGATGAGGTATGTGTGTtataagtgatgggaggggaatacTGAGATGGAGAGGcgggtggtgggggtggggtagTGGTCATGGCTCTGGCACCCCCTTGTCCTGGCCTGGCCCCCTCAACCTATTCCCAGCAACCCATCCTCCCACCAATACTGCACCTGCTGCCCCACCCAGCCTGCCCTAGTGCCCCGGGCCAACACTGGAGGAGGCATGCTAAGCACCCACGTCAAGGCCATTCCCCCTCATTAGCaccaatggcccccaggagaGGGCCCTGTCCCCCACTTCCTCAGCAGGGACTGGGACAGCTGCCTCTCTAGAGCAGGTGCGTGGCACTCCTGAGTCTCCCTGGCTCCTCCCCCATCACGTGTACTcactcacacattcacacacacatacactccacattactgaggggaaggggaagggccaGCGGGTGGGGGATCACAGCTCACATGATTGAGAAGGGTGGCGGGATTCCCATGTGCATGTAAGAGGCCACCATGTCCATGGTTGAGAAAGGGGATAGAAAGACGGGtggggctggaggaagtggggagACAGCAGACAGGTCAGGAACTCCACTAGGCCCCCAGGTGTGGGAGAAAGGTATGAGAGGGCTTCCCCATGGGACTGGAGGAATCCAGGAATCAGTAccccaggagagagagagagagaggatagagacaaagacagcatgggcagcatgggggccCAGAGGATTGGGGCAGGCGTTCAGACAGGTGACAGTGTGCTCCTCCAGGCAGTCTACCTGGAGGAAACACCTGAAGAGTGGGGAAGGACACTGCCCTGGCAGACAGCGGAgcactgcctttgtgtgtgtgtgtgtgtgtgtgtgtgtgtgtgtgtgtgtagggggctgTGGCAGGCTGAGGGTCAGAGTGAGGTGGCAGGTTCCCCACTACTTAAGACATTTGTGCCCCAATAGTGCAAAGCGCAGGAAGCCCTGGCACCCCTCCCCTGCCCCCTGCCCTATTCCCCATGGCTTCCGGGGGCATCTATGTCCACCCATCCATCCCTGCCGACATGCAgccttgaacccagggctctctgGTCTGCTCTGTCCGTCTCCCTCATCTCCTCCTTCCCACCTGTGGGAGGGCCACCTCCTCCCCGCTTCTCTCCCCTGAGGAGTGGGCATTGCCAAaggcaggaggaagaggagggcagCTCACCCAAGTGCAGACCAACAGAGCCCTCCTCACCAGGAGGGTGGGAGATGGCTCAAGCCAAAGTCCCTGAATAGAGAAAAGAAGAGGGGAAAGGGGTCCCAGGGGCAAAGGGGTGGCCAGCCTGAAGAGCTTCAAAGAAAATAGGAGGAGCACCAATTGCCTCCTCCCCTGGGGCCCCAACCAAGTGCCATCAATGGAAACAACCCCATTATATGCCTGCTCGCCTGCCCCAGTGCATTgagtgggggtggggaaggaGGGCAGAGATCAGAGAGAGAGCCCAGAAGACAGGAAACAGGGAAAGAGTCCTACAGGGGTGGAGGTTCTGGGAGACGCTCACAcacaacccccccaccccccacgcaGCATCTGGATTTAGCTAATACTGCAGGATATGAGGAGGGAAGGAGCCTGGGCCACAGTTTTTTCCTGTGTGGGTGCCAAGGTGCAGAAGGAGGGGGGATAGGGAGAGGCCCCtggggctgggcacttgaaagggGAGCTGTGTGGGCAGTAGGGCAGGCTGGTGAGGGGCCAGCTGGCATCCAGCGTGAGAGGTAGATGGAACTCAGCGGGCACGAGTGGCAGAGAGCAGAGAAAGTACTGGGGTGGGGGTGCCAAAGGGGCACAGAGGGAGGGGCAAGGCAAGGGGGTGGCCAGGACCCTGTTGTGTCAACTCACAGCTCTGATCGGCAGCCCTACTCTGGGGAATTGGGGGGGGGTTCTCTCTGATCTGGGGGTAAGAAGGGCAGCTCTCAAAGTGCATGGGGATGGGAAAGGGGGGGGGATCCTTCCCCTCTGGCCAGCCTTAGTTAATAacttaatatctctctctctctctctctatcgctctctctcttttttttgtctttttctctctgtctagtttttcttcatttaactttTCCCCTTGCTTGGTTTCCAAAGTGCAGTTAGGATGACTATCATTTTTTAACCTCCAGGGGAGGATCCAAGCCAAGCCTTTTTTTTGCACCCAGGCATCTGGGAAAGTAGAGGCCCTTAGCCTGGAGGGGAAACCTAGGCCAAGGAACTGGGTGGGGGAATCTCTTGTATGTGTAGGGTGTGAGTGAGGGCATCTTCCCCCATCCCACATTCCTCTTATCCCTACAGTCAAGATGGCTTGTCCCTCTTAGttctcttcccctactttcttAGGGGACGGGGCCCCTGGGAACTGCAGGACACGGTCCCAGCCTCCCATACTGTCCTTTCATAGCAAGTTCATTTGTTTGCCCTGTCTCAGGGCTGGAGGTTCTGAGGGGGACCTGGGCAGTGCAGGGGTGTGTGGGAGCTGCATCTATCCAAGGAtgagaggaaggagagaagaggTGTGGGGGGGATCTCCCTCAGCCCCcagctctgccccttctctccaggCTCCTCCCCACCAGCTCCGCACACCCTCTGGCCGCCTGAGGCTTTAGACTTCCTGATCCTCAAAGACCTCGAGGAAGAGTGGGGGAAAGAGTTCGGTGGGGCACTCGACTTTCATGTGGAGGAAGCGGCTGGCGTGGCAGGCCCCGATCATGCGGAGGTCAGTCACCTTCATCAGCAGCTTGGGCCAGAAGTGCGGAATGTTGTGTTTGCGGTGGTTGACGTAGTGCTCGAACGCCAGCAGGTATGCCTCCTGACTCTTCTCGATCTTGTCCACACACAGCAGGCCCGAGCGGTCTGCAAAGAGGGAAGGGAATGACAGGTGAGTGGTGAGGGTCTGAGAGAGACATAGGTGAACATGGGGGAGGATATGAGCAGAGGACAAGAAGGGAGACAGGCAGAGGGGTTAGGAGAGATCCAGAGAAGAAAACTGCACTGAAGGAGATGTGAGGACCAGCCACCAGGCAGAAGGAGGCATGGAGCAATACATAAGGAAGACAGGGGAATGGGGAGGGGGGCCTGAGACAAGAGGAAAGTTTGGAGAGAGGGAAAGACCAGGGGACAGAAAAGCGTTGGTGGGCAGAGCGGTGGGGTGGTAGTGAGGGAAGAAAAGGGTTTGGAGGATAAGAGGTACGACTTAGAGATAGAAGGAATGGTGGACAGAAGATGGATGGGAAGAGAGTGTGGAAGGTGAGGAACAAAGGAATATATTAGAGACAGAAGATGGGAGGCAGAGAGAAAGAACAGGGCAAAGGCATGATAAGACACAGAACAGGGACTGGGGAACAAGTGATAGGCCTGGGGAccaaagatggggtgggtgacAGAACAGGGAATAAGAGACAGAGCGCAgggcttgggttgtagctcagtgttagaatgcttgtctcacaagtgtgaggcactgggttcaatcctcagcaccacacaaaaataagtaaaaataaagatataaaaaagacAGAGGGCAGCCTGGGTGATAGACAGGTAGCCTGCAGAAGAGGGAATGGGTCAGAGAGGTAGATGTGGGTACAGAGTCTTAAAGATTAAGAAAAAAGGAGAGCCAACAAGCCCAGGGTTCAGCCTAGCTCTGGGGTCCCTGTCAATTCCTGGGTCCTCCCAGCCCACCAGCAGGTACCTGTTGACATTAGCAGCACAGCCTGCAGCAGAGCCACTTCCGTGTCATCCAGGTTAAAGGCAGAGAGTGACTTGCCCAGTTCAAAGATGGCGTCGGAGACCACTCCCAGGCCGCCATTCTTGAGCTGCTCCCGCTTGACGGCCATCTCCCCGCTCAGCGTCAGGGTGTCGCTCTCGGGGTCATAGCGGACAGCAGCCCGCAGGGACATGATCTCCATGCAGCACCCCTTCAGGAGGATGATCTGGTCTTCACAAGGCAGCTGTGGGGGCGGCAGGGTCACAGGACCACTCAGCATGGCCCTCCCCATGCTCCAGTCTCTCCCACAGCTGACCTGATGTGGAACCATTCTATCCTATTTTTACTTAAACTTCACAGTTAGGCCTCCGAGGGGGGTCCTGTTATTCACCTCAGCCCACCACAGATAAGAAAACCGAGGTACAGGAGATTTAGATAACTTGGCCAAAGTCCAGCAGCTAGGAGAGCAGCCTGTTTCCTGCCCACAATGAGGAGAACGCTTAGGCTGCTTGGAAGTGGATGGCCACGGAGACTTGAGGGgagaagggctggggaggtaggcACAAGGAGTTAGCAATGGTTGTATGTTAGTTATAGGACTCCCTGT
This window encodes:
- the Nr1d1 gene encoding nuclear receptor subfamily 1 group D member 1 isoform X1, translated to MTTLDSNNNTGGVITYIGSSGSSPSRTSPESLYSDNSNGSFQSLTQGCPTYFPPSPTGSLTQDPARSFGSIPPSLSDDSSPSSSSSSSSSSFYNGSSPGSLQVAMEDSSRVSPSKSTSNITKLNGMVLLCKVCGDVASGFHYGVHACEGCKGFFRRSIQQNIQYKRCLKNENCSIVRINRNRCQQCRFKKCLSVGMSRDAVRFGRIPKREKQRMLAEMQSAMNLANNQLSSQCPLETSPTQHPTSGPMGPSPPPAPTPSPLVGFSQFPQQLTPPRSPSPEPTVEDVISQVARAHREIFTYAHDKLGTSPGNFNANHTSSSPSATIPHRWESQGCPPAPNDNALAAQRHNEALNGLRQGPSSYPPAWPPGPPHHSCHQPNSNGHRLCPTHVYAAPEGEAPANSPRQGNSKNVLLACPMNMYPHGRSGRTVQEIWEDFSMSFTPAVREVVEFAKHIPGFRDLSQHDQVTLLKAGTFEVLMVRFASLFNVKDQTVMFLSRTTYSLQELGAMGMGDLLNAMFDFSEKLNSLALTEEELGLFTAVVLVSADRSGMENSASVEQLQETLLRALRALVLKNRPSETSRFTKLLLKLPDLRTLNNMHSEKLLSFRVDAQ
- the Nr1d1 gene encoding nuclear receptor subfamily 1 group D member 1 isoform X2 gives rise to the protein MGAPQGVYKWPWRTAAECPPARAPAISPKTSTFQATQTEGPLLIHCPSLPTELNGMVLLCKVCGDVASGFHYGVHACEGCKGFFRRSIQQNIQYKRCLKNENCSIVRINRNRCQQCRFKKCLSVGMSRDAVRFGRIPKREKQRMLAEMQSAMNLANNQLSSQCPLETSPTQHPTSGPMGPSPPPAPTPSPLVGFSQFPQQLTPPRSPSPEPTVEDVISQVARAHREIFTYAHDKLGTSPGNFNANHTSSSPSATIPHRWESQGCPPAPNDNALAAQRHNEALNGLRQGPSSYPPAWPPGPPHHSCHQPNSNGHRLCPTHVYAAPEGEAPANSPRQGNSKNVLLACPMNMYPHGRSGRTVQEIWEDFSMSFTPAVREVVEFAKHIPGFRDLSQHDQVTLLKAGTFEVLMVRFASLFNVKDQTVMFLSRTTYSLQELGAMGMGDLLNAMFDFSEKLNSLALTEEELGLFTAVVLVSADRSGMENSASVEQLQETLLRALRALVLKNRPSETSRFTKLLLKLPDLRTLNNMHSEKLLSFRVDAQ